From the genome of Primulina huaijiensis isolate GDHJ02 chromosome 11, ASM1229523v2, whole genome shotgun sequence:
cggtttaaaagatttgagttgcaccattacaaCCAGCTATGGCTCTTGgtaagcggcaagcgctcgatcTTACACggacaattattttatttaattcattattaaaattagtatgtatgataatttgtttattttttctatGTGACTTTCATAATATAGATCTTAACAATGAAACACTGAATAAAAGAGCCATTTTTGTATTTCAGCTGAAAATTAATATCACGCTTGTATTAGACAATGAATGATATAATGTGATTGTCAATTATATTGTACTCACATACAGATTTATGTACTATGTAGAAAACAATAActgtaacaaaataaaatgataaacataatACAAACTTTTAATGTGGttttaatttcaataaataatttaaattaaaatacaaataaactaAATGGATTATAGATCATATAattagaaaacaaaaacaaaaacaaattacaaattttgaaaaactccCTTAAATATAACATTAGTCATTGAATTTTTTGGGTTGCTATCACTATcgcatatcaaaatttttagatcctTAGGATTCGTAACTCTAGATACAGCAACATACACTTGACCATGACTAAAACAGAGTTCTTCAAAAAAAGTCCTACATGAGACAATGATTGCCCCTGATTTTTGTTGATTGTCATTGCATATGATACAATCAAAGGATACGGTCtttgttaaaatttaaaaggaatCCTTAGATCAGAAGGCGTCAATGTCATTCTTGGAATAAGCACTTTGTGACCTACATTACTTCCATTAAGAAATTTTCCTTCCAAAACATGGTTTCCAAGTCTTGTCACGATCAATATAGTATTATTGCATAATCCAAGAGAATGATCTATGTTGGAGATAAAgtactttatttaattaaaaaaatcataccaTTTGTAATCACTTACGGAGATATTGATATTATAATCAGCATCTTGAATGAACCATGAAAACTAAATTGTTGAGATACTCTGGCTCTCAAATCCATATTTTctgtttaaatatttacaacaaaaaataattaaaataaatggaacTAATTCTAAAACAAACATTTATAATGATAACTCACAATATAAATGTattcaagtaaaaaaaataataattggtatttaatataaatttatttaacatgGATTATTAATAATAGCCTATTATACAACTTCATTATCAATTTTGGCCTTGAAGTAATTTAACTAACAAAATTGGCATGTTGAGTATGTCAAATtccatacatatattttaattctaaatatgttaattaacaatttttcctttttttattattttgcatgaataaaaataataataaaatggtagtttatattaaattgacatataattattttttaatcatctATATTAATTCGAGAATTGTTGGTCTAAGATTAAAGTTGATATATTGAagagaaaaatgattttatactatcattgaaataaatatattagatctcaaaaataaaatcaaattaaaaattagttcatctaaaatatagatgaaaattttttaattataataaccttacatctatatatatgtgtcattaattttaaattaataaaatgatttCAACGGAGCACAATTTTTTAAACATGTTTCAAATTTTTagaattcatatttaaattttgaataacaATTTGAATTTGGTTTATAATTCCCAGAATGGAATTTAATTTctggatttgaaatttgaaatgtaatttaatttggtTTGTAATTCCAAGAAGAGATTCAATTTTCAAGAAGTCATCCACACAAACATTAATATGcagttttaataataaattaaatatatttagacatttattataatatataagttACCACATTTTTCGATTATTTCCTTTTTTAGAATGTCTATTTGGGCGGGAAATTACTAAATATAGCAGACAACTctgcttttatatatatatatagataaatttattttttcaaaaaaagtatagttaaattttaatgaataaaataatatttttggtccTCTAACTATcaaagtttgatttgattttgttaCGGTAATTTTATGTCATCAAAAGATAATATTCACGGAATCAAATGCTGATATGACATCAAAAATTGTTGACTTATCGGACTTCTTGTAAGAAATTTGATCAAAATAGCTGAAATTtaaaagttcttgtttcaaaaGCAAACTCTGAAAACTTATTGGACTAAGACCCAACATTGACCAAGTTAATggactaaaaatgttatgtttttttttttcaattttgaatGTTTGGTTTAAACCAAAAAATCGTCAATCTAAACCGAAGAAACCAAAAACCAAACCGAGTCTGAAATCGAATTTTTaaattcagatataaatgttaaaatcaaagtttatataatttgatttcagattatttatgtaaaaaaccgaacaaatcaaaaaaatccaaatttaattagattaataatttttttaaaattatatattttatgaaataatattttgtaaattaataATCTTTTAGTTAAAGTTTAGTTGATTGGtatttatttaatcatttaaactttatgtttaaatgttttactaaaaaATTAACAACTTATAAAACGACATAAACTTgtccaaaaataattatattctaGCTCCATCCAATTTCAATTTCTAGTTAGAAGCAAAAATCGAGAgcaaacaagtaattgatataaaataaatccCATATATATAGGGATAGGGGACCAGCCAGCTGGTGATGTtcttgagagagagagagaactTGATTTACGGAGAGTCAAGCGCAGCGCTGTAGATCGATTCAAACGCGTATTCTATACACGATTTGAACTTATTTGGATCCATGAAATCTTTCTCCATTGTCATTGCAATTCTCAGAGTCCCCACATAACTCACCAGTGTCACCGACAAGCTCTGCAATACCAATAAATAATTCATCCATACCATATCGTGTTGTATCCAATCACAAATACGTAGATTATGTCGTTTATATTTGCGACTTTTACCTGAGGCGGCCCCGCCACGGCGAAGTACATCCCTTTAACTGGCTGGCCAACCAAGGCCATTTGTTCCACAGGCCCTATCACATTGGAAATTGCCATACTTGTGTTCTTTAACGTTCCATGGATGTATTCAGCTGTTGCCTgttcaattattatttatgtcaCAAAAAATTAATCAACATAAACTTGATTACAGAATTCCCCATTAAACGCGGAACCTGGCGTACCTCGGGGCCTCGGATCTTTCTGATGAGATTGAGCAACTGGCCAGTTAAATGAACCGCAGCAGAGTTCTTTTGTCTCTTGATCAATTTATGTGCTTTCTTGATAAATATTAGAGGACTATCCGATTCGTCTTTTTTCGTCAATTTCGGTATGGAAACTAGCAAGAACGCGAAACGATTCCCCCAGGGCGTTTCTGATCCAGGCTTGATCATTTCGTTCACTGACTGGTAGCCCCCGATGGCCCTTGTGTTGAATAACACGAGTGATGTACATTTTGCTTCGCCATATTCTTTACTTGTCTTTTGCATGTATAGACGGGTCCCATATGTGATTATTCCCGTAATCACATCATTAAGCGTCTGTTGTAaggatgaaaataaaaaatctaactATAACTTTCATGTAATTAATGCGATACTGAAATTCGACGTTTACGGCCTGGAAAAAACAAAATCTAAGTTTATTGCATAATAAATCACTTTCTATATATGTTGATTTTATACCAATCAGTTCTTGCCGTACAATTTCTGAATGCGTAGGCTAATAATGCATGGGCTCCACGTGACTTTATGGTTTTTTTTGGCTTTGTAATGTCCCTCATAAATTTCCTCAATCATTAATTCAAACCAATGCATagtataaaatatgtttttaataattaaaatgccttcTATTCTGTAAGTCTGGCACAATCTAGCTATGTTAAAGAGGCAAAGGCAACATGTCTACATAGAAAAGGGAAAATCAaatgtttcaaaattttggagCTAGATCCACTTAATACGAGCATAAATTAAGACTTACCACATTAAGTTTGGTCTTGATATGTCTCATACGATCGATGGAAAATGTCGTTGTACATGTAACAATAGGTCGAAATTCGACTCCATCGACACCGGATCTGATAGGAGATACTTCGTCTTGAATCAAATTACTCTTGAAGATGTTCCATCCAAAATCATAAACCGTGTATGTCAACCCCGAAAAGAATTTGGGGACACATCGTAAAAATCCGTAGCCTCGACCAGTACCGTGATCCTTCGAGGTCGATTTACGTGAAGGAAATGTTAATGGCAACAAAGGGTTGTCCACTCTTTGTAGACAAGATAAAAGGGCTCCCATTAAAGAGTAGCCGTCACCTAGTGAATGGTGAAGCTTGAAAATTACATTCCCAGCTGAGTTTTTGGTTGGGTATTTGAATATGTGAATTTCCCACAAGGGCCTGTTTGGTAGGAACTCTTCCATCGCTAGCTTTGACAGGTAATTGGTGAAGAATTCGTCGTAGAAATCAATTGACATATCACTCGGCAAATTCGGCACAGTTACGTGCTCTTCGAGATTAACATCAACTTTTTTCCATTTCTTCACTCCTTTATCTGTAACCTGTTGCATAAAATCAAGATTTACATGTAGTCAGGTGGGGAgtcatgcatatataaaatcAGTGGATAAAAATCttatctaaaataattttaattaggtCGTGTCTGGATTGATTGTTTCGAATTCTATGGACTTTTTTAGACGGAAAATTCAAATtcacatttaataaaaaaaaaattgtaatttaaacaataattatagtgaatttcaaataaatccgaaccaaatttcatttttttttgagagGGTCGGCCAAGAGGACCAACACTATTNttttaataataaattaaatatatttagacatttattataatatataagttACCACATTTTTCGATTATTTCCTTTTTTAGAATGTCTATTTGGGCGGGAAATTACTAAATATAGCAGACAACTctgcttttatatatatatatagataaatttattttttcaaaaaaagtatagttaaattttaatgaataaaataatatttttggtccTCTAACTATcaaagtttgatttgattttgttaCGGTAATTTTATGTCATCAAAAGATAATATTCACGGAATCAAATGCTGATATGACATCAAAAATTGTTGACTTATCGGACTTCTTGTAAGAAATTTGATCAAAATAGCTGAAATTtaaaagttcttgtttcaaaaGCAAACTCTGAAAACTTATTGGACTAAGACCCAACATTGACCAAGTTAATggactaaaaatgttatgtttttttttttcaattttgaatGTTTGGTTTAAACCAAAAAATCGTCAATCTAAACCGAAGAAACCAAAAACCAAACCGAGTCTGAAATCGAATTTTTaaattcagatataaatgttaaaatcaaagtttatataatttgatttcagattatttatgtaaaaaaccgaacaaatcaaaaaaatccaaatttaattagattaataatttttttaaaattatatattttatgaaataatattttgtaaattaataATCTTTTAGTTAAAGTTTAGTTGATTGGtatttatttaatcatttaaactttatgtttaaatgttttactaaaaaATTAACAACTTATAAAACGACATAAACTTgtccaaaaataattatattctaGCTCCATCCAATTTCAATTTCTAGTTAGAAGCAAAAATCGAGAgcaaacaagtaattgatataaaataaatccCATATATATAGGGATAGGGGACCAGCCAGCTGGTGATGTtcttgagagagagagagaactTGATTTACGGAGAGTCAAGCGCAGCGCTGTAGATCGATTCAAACGCGTATTCTATACACGATTTGAACTTATTTGGATCCATGAAATCTTTCTCCATTGTCATTGCAATTCTCAGAGTCCCCACATAACTCACCAGTGTCACCGACAAGCTCTGCAATACCAATAAATAATTCATCCATACCATATCGTGTTGTATCCAATCACAAATACGTAGATTATGTCGTTTATATTTGCGACTTTTACCTGAGGCGGCCCCGCCACGGCGAAGTACATCCCTTTAACTGGCTGGCCAACCAAGGCCATTTGTTCCACAGGCCCTATCACATTGGAAATTGCCATACTTGTGTTCTTTAACGTTCCATGGATGTATTCAGCTGTTGCCTgttcaattattatttatgtcaCAAAAAATTAATCAACATAAACTTGATTACAGAATTCCCCATTAAACGCGGAACCTGGCGTACCTCGGGGCCTCGGATCTTTCTGATGAGATTGAGCAACTGGCCAGTTAAATGAACCGCAGCAGAGTTCTTTTGTCTCTTGATCAATTTATGTGCTTTCTTGATAAATATTAGAGGACTATCCGATTCGTCTTTTTTCGTCAATTTCGGTATGGAAACTAGCAAGAACGCGAAACGATTCCCCCAGGGCGTTTCTGATCCAGGCTTGATCATTTCGTTCACTGACTGGTAGCCCCCGATGGCCCTTGTGTTGAATAACACGAGTGATGTACATTTTGCTTCGCCATATTCTTTACTTGTCTTTTGCATGTATAGACGGGTCCCATATGTGATTATTCCCGTAATCACATCATTAAGCGTCTGTTGTAaggatgaaaataaaaaatctaactATAACTTTCATGTAATTAATGCGATACTGAAATTCGACGTTTACGGCCTGGAAAAAACAAAATCTAAGTTTATTGCATAATAAATCACTTTCTATATATGTTGATTTTATACCAATCAGTTCTTGCCGTACAATTTCTGAATGCGTAGGCTAATAATGCATGGGCTCCACGTGACTTTATGGTTTTTTTTGGCTTTGTAATGTCCCTCATAAATTTCCTCAATCATTAATTCAAACCAATGCATagtataaaatatgtttttaataattaaaatgccttcTATTCTGTAAGTCTGGCACAATCTAGCTATGTTAAAGAGGCAAAGGCAACATGTCTACATAGAAAAGGGAAAATCAaatgtttcaaaattttggagCTAGATCCACTTAATACGAGCATAAATTAAGACTTACCACATTAAGTTTGGTCTTGATATGTCTCATACGATCGATGGAAAATGTCGTTGTACATGTAACAATAGGTCGAAATTCGACTCCATCGACACCGGATCTGATAGGAGATACTTCGTCTTGAATCAAATTACTCTTGAAGATGTTCCATCCAAAATCATAAACCGTGTATGTCAACCCCGAAAAGAATTTGGGGACACATCGTAAAAATCCGTAGCCTCGACCAGTACCGTGATCCTTCGAGGTCGATTTACGTGAAGGAAATGTTAATGGCAACAAAGGGTTGTCCACTCTTTGTAGACAAGATAAAAGGGCTCCCATTAAAGAGTAGCCGTCACCTAGTGAATGGTGAAGCTTGAAAATTACATTCCCAGCTGAGTTTTTGGTTGGGTATTTGAATATGTGAATTTCCCACAAGGGCCTGTTTGGTAGGAACTCTTCCATCGCTAGCTTTGACAGGTAATTGGTGAAGAATTCGTCGTAGAAATCAATTGACATATCACTCGGCAAATTCGGCACAGTTACGTGCTCTTCGAGATTAACATCAACTTTTTTCCATTTCTTCACTCCTTTATCTGTAACCTGTTGCATAAAATCAAGATTTACATGTAGTCAGGTGGGGAgtcatgcatatataaaatcAGTGGATAAAAATCttatctaaaataattttaattaggtCGTGTCTGGATTGATTGTTTCGAATTCTATGGACTTTTTTAGACGGAAAATTCAAATtcacatttaataaaaaaaaaattgtaatttaaacaataattatagtgaatttcaaataaatccgaaccaaatttcatttttttttgagagGGTCGGCCAAGAGGACCAACACTATTAATTTTCCAGAAATTGTGTCGGCCATATGTCTTGATAGCCATACAGCACTAATCCCACGAGGCTATCATGGCATATTTAGCCAACCGACCCTTTAACAAATTTCATTTGAAAATCATCACTCTATGAATCTGAGTAAGGGTCAGTCTACAGATCCCTTAATATATTAGTTCTTTTGTCATGGtagtaatataatattaaacagaaaaaacaataaataagaCAAGAAAATCATATATAACTAACCATGATCGAAGAAAACCTTGGATTAACGGGCAAAAACACATCTCTCAGAAGCTGCATGGTCATGGAGTCATCAATGGGCAACTCGAACTCCATAACCCCAAGAATCGACAGAGACAACGCCGAGCTTTTCAAGTATTGCGCACTTGGGCTCATTGGTTCCAATGTTTCCTCCTCCTCATGAAAGCACTCCATATTCTTCACCGACATCTCTTCAATCTACAGTAACTTATTTGACCAGTTCCCTTTTGTTAAGAACAAACAATTTTGCTAGTGAAGTACTTCGAATTAATTTTCTTGCTGCGTCGAATGTCCTTTTTATAGTACAAACATACACACAAAGAGGTGCCACATATTGGCTAGGCTGGCTAGAAGTAGTCAACAGAAGTGGGTAGCATGGGGCAGAGAGACGTAATAAGTGACTGTAAAAAACGAGTAGTACCGGTTCATGCCCATAATTAAAGGGGGCGTAGTTATCACGTTCCCCCGCGGATCGACGTCGTAAATTGGATCATCTTACGTTCGTTCATACGTAGCATCTGAATTAGTCTCATACGTGTTTGCGTATTAAATTCTCTGCCGCGCGCGAGCTGACCCCTTCAACGGGACAGGTTTGCTTCTCCTTAATCATTCAGCTTTTTCTTCATGCTAGTTGACCGGTTTAGGTTGCCTATTTGAGATTACTATTTAAAGTATTTGAGATTCGAAATTCATTGTAAGATATATTTATTCaaacaaattatgatatttaaaatctCGAATTTCAAATAATCCCTAGCTTCAaataatcaaatcaatcaatctttctctcttcttcatttttttaataaaaaaattgtttcctTTTCATTTTCATCGATTGACTAAACTATCGATGAGGTTGACATTCGCCCATATTAGTTTACTAATTCTAGTCCATGTTTTCACATTTCTTATGTCCCCACACTTTTATTGCGAGTGTCTGAACAGTTTCACTAAGGTAGTCATGTGGTTAATTCTTCATTTATTTAGATAAACtggttattgttttttttttttttaaaaaaaattattagtttaTTCTGGTTTattaattttcctttttttttaaaaaaaataaaaagacaaaatTGAACATGCTAGATAGACGGAATTATGCAATTTTTTTgctattcattttttttgtctCCATATGCCTATGCTATATTATTAgtgtaaaatttattaattgtaTATATGAactattgaaaaaaatttaatttaatttgatcaTTAACTTACAAATGAGCTAATATACAGTTATTGACCCCAAATTAAAGCATTTTATTTCCCCAAACTTTGTATTAACTACAAaatgtacatttttttttatcacatatataattcaaaattttcttaaattataAGGAAAAAACCATTACATAATTAATAAGGATTATGAAATGATTATCTGGTGTGCCAAAATTTTCTTGCCAAAAATTGAActgcatttattttaaaagattttttgttTGAAAACTTAAGTTACATCATTATCAATAGTTATATTACTTGATTAATAAGAACTTGATCCTCCTGCAGCTTCCTAACAAAGAATGGTAGTACACTTAGACGACCTGTATATgatcataaatttattttcaaataaacttataaaatataaaataagattCTAAATTAAATGACATGCAAAGTTTTCTATATAATATTGTacaaaggaaaatgaaatttggTGGAACTGATTACTTTCATATAAAACTTGGGAATTAAATAAGtggaatttatatatttttccaaAGTAGTTGAAGATTTTGTAAACATGCAAGTTAATCAATCACCTATTTCGTATTAATGCTTAAACCAACTCTCACAAGTAAACCCTTTCTATTTGTTGTTTGCGTTTCTTGCAAGAACGATGAAGTGTAACATTGGTCAAAAGATATAATTAAGGAAAATTTGGGGTTACGTACCATGTAATTATTTAGTCTACGACTTCCAAAATAATTGAATGCTGGTTCAGTGGCTCAATACTTGATTCAAATTACTTCTGGCAATCATTATTGACTTTGAGAGTTGAATTTCCTTCGTGAAACTCTAATAAGTGTATAATTATAGTTGATAAACAAAGTTGCATCttttacatttatattttagaaatttaataaaatatgtgatACAAACCAAATATCATAACATGGCAAAAATTTATgtcgcatttttttttttttaaaaaaaaacaactgtAATCATATGTGGgagttaaagattttacgaaaCTATATAGAATCGATTATCTTATTATTGTTTGAAATGTGAACAACTGAGAAGTCTAAGATATGTTATTGTGCCTTGGGGATCATAAGTACCACATGTCATGATCTAATAGGTTTCTTACCCACCTCACAGGACTCAGGgagattattttaaagttgatgAGAAACTAAAATTTGAGCATTTGGAGAATAATTGCTTTCAaacttaatatatataattaaatgaaaattatgatatcCTTAAACTATATAAAATTGTTCTATTTTAATTATCTATAATTTGATATTCACACAATCAACAATGtgcttatataattattattacattatgaatattatatcaaaattaatttattttttataacatgaatgcttacaaaaatatataagattaataaaaataaaaatataaaaatttgtataaatacacaaaatatgttaaaaaaaattggaaatgcaaattatataaaaataaaaaatattatttaaaaaataaatgtaatatgataaatattttaagaatataaatttcaacttgtaattttaaatactaaacaaaaaaaacagaagtaagaaaaatattacatcttgcttttagcttttaaataaaagttatagaaaCTGAAGTTGACATTCAAAAACAGTCAAAAGCACTTTCATGCAGCTAGAATCTAAGAATTGCTTCATAGAAGCTCTCCCGAACACTACTTTAATTATGTTCGATTTTTATACAAAGGTGGTTCGTGCAAGGACGGAGCTAGAAAATTGAAATAGgagggaaaaaattattttttaaaataattaaatataaacatataatgAAGATATAGTActtgatatttgaaatatattataacaaaaaatttattgtaaaaaaaatcctaatttattacaatacaaattttaaaattaaaaattaaacctTTAAGATAAATTACCTAAAAATAGGAGCCAAGCTACAATACCAAAATTTCAACATTTTATCCCTGCCACATATTACATATAGTcgtcatgtatatatatgtgttgaatgTTCACAAGATAATAcataaatgataaatataatagcaaaacctaaaaaaatattcatgaaaaagttaatattcaatTCAGCTTTtatttacatgatttttttaaaaaaaatgatatttagaaaaatgaaaaattatatagatCAATATATAGGGGGATAGTTGCATGaggaaaaatatggagacaaATAGTGGGGGAAGAGAAAATGTCATGTATTGTTGGGAAATTCAAGTCTAAATGAGTTGCTAATATTACATTAATGTTCTTTTCTAGAGTTATCCATAAATAAAATGGAGGGTATTTAAGGATCCACTCGTTAAAATGACCAAAGTAGTTTTTCTAGGAGATTTATGCATTATTAAATAGTAATATTATAGAAATTATGTTcgaaaaaagtttaaaatataagaatcttaaaagttgaaaatataaaattcaaaaatcgaACCACggaggaaaaaaaatagaaataagaGAAATAGAGGTAGGCAAATTGAGATAAATTGGTTTAGGatttaccttttatttttatataatattatttttcttcgtatgtattattattcttatttttatattattaaacaaatttttttgacaaattAGAGGGGCTGGACCGCTGGAAGTTAAACTATCTAAATAAAGAAATTTCCAGTGAGGTCTCAATGGGGAAGCGGTGTGGCGGCGGAAGTTGGAGTACGGGGTTTGCGATTGTGAAAGAAATAAATTGTTGTTGAATATTAGGGGGTGGGTGAGTGGGTTAGGGGTGGGGGGTGCCGGGTGCCTGCATCCATCTGTGGACCATATGGTAAAAtaggttcaatatttatatgttattgTGTTGGTTCGAATTTTATCCAATACCATACGAAGATAAATTAGAAGTTGAAATAAAAAGTATAAGTTAAAAAAGTACTGGATCAGTTaacacaaattaattaattttttaaaagaataagAAACAAAATGATGAAACTTTTTCTTCAAGAATGATTGGTCAAATTTGTCAATTTAATTGGTTAACCATTTCAGTCACTTCTAGATCGCAATATTGCATTGGCTGCGGAAGGtgtataatcatttaatcaaatCAAGAATATGGTGGGGAACATAGACTAGAAGGAAGCTTTTGGATAGGATCAACTTTAAAACTATTAAATTCGTGTTTCAAATCATTTTTGATTTGTGAATGATTTTTGTTGGAAATGTAATCAAATTCATGCATTGAAAATATAAGATAGAGGAAGACCGTGAGTTAATAAGATAGAATGATATTTTCATTGATAAGATGTCTTTTGGGTACATACCTTAAACAAATGTATAAGTAATTAAGTCCAAAGTGGACAATGTCATACTATTGTGGACATATGTAATTTCCATGACGCAACAAGCGGCTGTGGGAACAGCCCAAAGGAAGGGATATTTGAAATATGATAT
Proteins encoded in this window:
- the LOC140987586 gene encoding wax ester synthase/diacylglycerol acyltransferase 4-like; translated protein: MQQVTDKGVKKWKKVDVNLEEHVTVPNLPSDMSIDFYDEFFTNYLSKLAMEEFLPNRPLWEIHIFKYPTKNSAGNVIFKLHHSLGDGYSLMGALLSCLQRVDNPLLPLTFPSRKSTSKDHGTGRGYGFLRCVPKFFSGLTYTVYDFGWNIFKSNLIQDEVSPIRSGVDGVEFRPIVTCTTTFSIDRMRHIKTKLNVTLNDVITGIITYGTRLYMQKTSKEYGEAKCTSLVLFNTRAIGGYQSVNEMIKPGSETPWGNRFAFLLVSIPKLTKKDESDSPLIFIKKAHKLIKRQKNSAAVHLTGQLLNLIRKIRGPEATAEYIHGTLKNTSMAISNVIGPVEQMALVGQPVKGMYFAVAGPPQSLSVTLVSYVGTLRIAMTMEKDFMDPNKFKSCIEYAFESIYSAALDSP
- the LOC140987585 gene encoding wax ester synthase/diacylglycerol acyltransferase 4-like, which gives rise to MSVKNMECFHEEEETLEPMSPSAQYLKSSALSLSILGVMEFELPIDDSMTMQLLRDVFLPVNPRFSSIMVTDKGVKKWKKVDVNLEEHVTVPNLPSDMSIDFYDEFFTNYLSKLAMEEFLPNRPLWEIHIFKYPTKNSAGNVIFKLHHSLGDGYSLMGALLSCLQRVDNPLLPLTFPSRKSTSKDHGTGRGYGFLRCVPKFFSGLTYTVYDFGWNIFKSNLIQDEVSPIRSGVDGVEFRPIVTCTTTFSIDRMRHIKTKLNVTLNDVITGIITYGTRLYMQKTSKEYGEAKCTSLVLFNTRAIGGYQSVNEMIKPGSETPWGNRFAFLLVSIPKLTKKDESDSPLIFIKKAHKLIKRQKNSAAVHLTGQLLNLIRKIRGPEATAEYIHGTLKNTSMAISNVIGPVEQMALVGQPVKGMYFAVAGPPQSLSVTLVSYVGTLRIAMTMEKDFMDPNKFKSCIEYAFESIYSAALDSP